In Capillimicrobium parvum, a genomic segment contains:
- a CDS encoding HAD family hydrolase, producing the protein MSPAAAFFDLDRTLIAGSSGFHWARAGARAGIIPRRRLYADAWANLQFRLQGSTDEATAKVQERVSAIIAGRRAVEFARLAPMVLAGVLPRVYPRMLQVAYDHQDAGRPVYICTAATQGTADMLATVLGFDGGLGTQLEEEDGVLTGRIQGPFNYGEGKPVRMRELAGEERIDLAASWAYSDSASDLPMLRAVGHPVAVNPDAELARVAREEGWEVMRFETLGRRLKIGAAAVAVAAAGTVARKVVRR; encoded by the coding sequence GTGTCGCCCGCCGCCGCCTTCTTCGACCTCGACCGCACCCTGATCGCCGGCTCGTCCGGCTTCCACTGGGCGCGGGCCGGCGCGCGGGCGGGGATCATCCCGCGCCGCCGGCTCTACGCCGACGCCTGGGCGAACCTGCAGTTCCGCCTGCAGGGCTCCACCGACGAGGCGACCGCGAAGGTCCAGGAGCGGGTCAGCGCGATCATCGCGGGCCGCCGCGCGGTGGAGTTCGCGCGGCTCGCCCCGATGGTCCTCGCCGGCGTGCTGCCGCGCGTGTACCCGCGCATGCTCCAGGTCGCCTACGACCACCAGGACGCCGGCCGCCCCGTGTACATCTGCACCGCCGCGACGCAGGGGACGGCGGACATGCTCGCCACGGTCCTCGGCTTCGACGGCGGGCTGGGCACCCAGCTCGAGGAGGAGGACGGCGTGCTGACCGGACGCATCCAGGGCCCCTTCAACTACGGCGAGGGCAAGCCGGTCCGCATGCGCGAGCTCGCGGGCGAGGAGCGCATCGACCTCGCCGCGTCGTGGGCCTACAGCGACTCGGCCTCCGACCTCCCGATGCTGCGCGCCGTCGGCCATCCGGTTGCGGTGAACCCGGACGCCGAGCTGGCCCGCGTCGCGCGCGAGGAAGGCTGGGAGGTCATGCGCTTCGAGACGCTGGGCCGCCGGCTGAAGATCGGCGCGGCGGCGGTCGCGGTGGCGGCGGCGGGAACCGTGGCGCGCAAGGTGGTGCGGCGGTGA
- a CDS encoding acyl-CoA dehydrogenase family protein: MTLAELTDEQRAIRDLARRFADEVVAPGAAEWDREHRFPLEVFRQLGELGLMGVCVPVEHGGAGADFLSYILVLEELSRADAGVGVTVAVHTSAGTLPVLAHGDDGQIARIVPPLAQGHELAAFALTESGSGSDAGALRSRYDADTGTVTGTKQWITNGSYARHVNVFAREGERVSAFAVRDFQAVREEDKLGLHSSSTADLVFESSPAERLGAAGAGMRIALQTLDGGRIGIAAQAVGIAQAALDLAAGYAKERHAFGRPIGGFQAIGHKLAEMQTEIEAARALVWRAARAKDAGRPHTVEGAQAKLFASRVARHWTGEAIQVLGGYGYTREFPAERYYRDAKVTEIYEGTSEIQRLVIARGLLGDIAR, translated from the coding sequence GTGACCCTCGCCGAGCTCACCGACGAGCAGCGTGCGATCCGCGACCTGGCGCGCCGCTTCGCCGACGAGGTCGTCGCGCCCGGAGCGGCGGAGTGGGACCGCGAGCACCGCTTCCCGCTTGAGGTCTTCCGCCAGCTCGGCGAGCTCGGCCTGATGGGCGTCTGCGTCCCGGTCGAGCACGGCGGCGCGGGCGCGGACTTCCTCTCCTACATCCTCGTCCTCGAGGAGCTCTCCCGCGCGGACGCCGGCGTCGGCGTGACCGTCGCCGTCCACACGAGCGCGGGGACGCTGCCCGTCCTCGCCCACGGCGACGACGGCCAGATCGCCCGGATCGTGCCGCCGCTCGCCCAGGGGCACGAGCTCGCCGCCTTCGCGCTCACCGAGTCCGGCTCCGGCAGCGACGCGGGCGCCCTGCGGTCCCGCTACGACGCGGACACCGGCACGGTGACCGGGACGAAGCAGTGGATCACCAACGGCTCCTACGCGCGCCACGTCAACGTCTTCGCGCGCGAAGGCGAGCGCGTCAGCGCGTTCGCCGTGCGCGACTTCCAGGCCGTGCGCGAGGAGGACAAGCTCGGCCTGCACTCCTCGTCGACCGCGGACCTCGTCTTCGAGAGCAGCCCGGCCGAGCGGCTGGGCGCCGCCGGCGCGGGCATGCGCATCGCCCTGCAGACGCTCGACGGCGGGCGGATCGGGATCGCCGCGCAGGCGGTCGGCATCGCGCAGGCGGCGCTCGACCTGGCGGCCGGGTACGCGAAGGAGCGCCACGCGTTCGGCCGGCCGATCGGCGGCTTCCAGGCGATCGGCCACAAGCTCGCCGAGATGCAGACCGAGATCGAGGCCGCCCGGGCGCTCGTCTGGCGCGCCGCGCGCGCAAAGGACGCCGGGCGCCCGCACACCGTCGAGGGGGCGCAGGCGAAGCTGTTCGCCTCGCGCGTCGCGCGCCACTGGACGGGCGAGGCGATCCAGGTGCTCGGCGGCTACGGCTACACCCGCGAGTTCCCGGCCGAGCGCTACTACCGCGACGCGAAGGTCACCGAGATCTACGAGGGCACCTCCGAGATCCAGCGCCTCGTGATCGCCCGCGGGCTGCTGGGCGACATCGCGCGGTGA
- a CDS encoding spermidine synthase: MSRRRRAAAQPAPPGRARVLADGTRRTLLVDGLEASVVDLADPRHLEIPYTRWIAGVLEATAPGDVLHLGGGACTLARWLAAVRPASRSRVLEVDADVVRVAREQLGLDDVPGLRVSTADARAGVSSLRPRSFDAVVADVFVGPRVPDHLCTVEALADVRRVLRPGGVYVANLIDEAPLRRARRQVATVAEVFGPVTLIAERAVLGGRRAGNLVAAAGRTFARGPIGRAAKGADVLEGESAALWCGGARPLRD; encoded by the coding sequence GTGAGCCGCCGGCGGCGCGCCGCCGCGCAGCCGGCGCCGCCGGGGCGCGCGCGGGTGCTCGCCGACGGCACGCGCCGGACGCTGCTCGTCGACGGTCTCGAGGCCTCGGTGGTCGACCTCGCCGATCCGCGGCACCTCGAGATCCCGTACACGCGCTGGATCGCCGGCGTGCTCGAGGCGACCGCGCCCGGCGACGTCCTGCACCTCGGCGGCGGCGCGTGCACGCTCGCGCGGTGGCTTGCCGCCGTGCGCCCCGCCTCGCGGTCGCGGGTCCTCGAGGTCGATGCCGACGTGGTCCGGGTCGCCCGCGAGCAACTGGGGCTCGACGACGTGCCCGGCCTGCGGGTGAGCACCGCCGACGCCCGCGCCGGGGTGTCCTCGCTGCGGCCGCGCTCGTTCGACGCCGTGGTCGCGGACGTCTTCGTCGGCCCCCGCGTGCCCGACCACCTGTGCACGGTGGAGGCCCTCGCGGACGTGCGGCGCGTCCTGAGGCCGGGCGGGGTCTACGTCGCGAACCTCATCGACGAGGCGCCGCTGCGGCGCGCCCGCCGCCAGGTCGCCACCGTCGCCGAAGTCTTCGGGCCGGTCACGCTCATCGCCGAGCGGGCGGTGCTCGGCGGGCGCCGCGCCGGGAACCTCGTGGCCGCCGCAGGGCGCACATTTGCCCGAGGTCCGATTGGCCGGGCGGCCAAAGGGGCAGACGTGTTGGAGGGCGAGTCAGCCGCGCTCTGGTGCGGCGGCGCCCGCCCTCTGCGCGACTAG